TCCTTCATAACAAAATCTCTGCAACAAAAATTGATGTTAAAATGCAATCCAATAGATACATTAAATGTAATTGGAATTGGTAACAACTGTTGAAGCGCCTGTCGTCGTATGCGGAGCAAATCATTGTTTTAATGAGTAGCTATTACTTTTCCTGCAGGCGCTTTCTTCCTGAGTTTTAGGGCGTGGTTCAACCCCCCTCACAATAAATAAGTCATCAGAACGTGCaagttgtatttattttttttgaaaaccttcTGGAATACCTATAGCGCTAAATCCATTTCAAATCAAGTTAATTCACAACATGGTCCTTCGAAGCTGGATGTTGAGTGGATATCATCAGCAATAGGAATTTGGAGTTTGGAACAGTTTGGAGGTTATGACGATTGAGGCAATTATATGGTGTTAAGTCAAGATTATTTAATAACCCAGCACTCTAATCAGGTATTATCTAAATGTGAAATTACTCATTTGTATATCAGGTTAGTAAAGTGCATTTAAACCTTTTACTAGTACTATTATTGTTATTGCGCATTGTGAATGATATTTTGTTCTCAAATGTTGAAAAATTGTAGTCAAATCGGTATAGTTAGCTTAGCTACATGATTTCAATTCATTTTTAgagatatataataattatttcattagtCGTTCACGTTATTTATTTTGCGTAGGtacattataaatgtaaaagtgttttttcgTGGCAAAGTCACCAAATAATTTCATAAACTTATTGTATTAGTAATTTTCAATTGTCATTTACTGTGTTACTTGCacgtttattattgttattacacTTATTATATAAGATTAATATTTCAAAGTAGGTCCGAATGTGTTAGATATTTGTTCCCCATTTGTAATTGGTACTGTATACATTCTTTATTTGCCCATTCTAAGGTAATTAACATTGTAATTACATTCCAGGTTGACGTTGTTCGACTCCCAGAATGGCCGGGGATGAGGTGGTAAAGGATTTAGTGAAAAAGAGAGGCAGTTTTAAGGGACGATTGACTGGTTTCATTAACTTCTGCACAGAGTTATCTAAGAAAGAATTAACTAGTTCTGACGCGAGGGAATTGCAGTTGCGTTTAAGTAAACTTCAGTCTTTGTATGACCAATATGACGAGGTGCAGTTGCAGATAGAATGTTTAGTGTTAGAACCTGAGCCTCAATATACCGCACGTACTGAGTTTGACGCGCAGTACTACCGTGCTTTAGCCGACGCCGAGGAAATGTTGTCTACATTTAATAAGGCTAATGAGCCGCCGGCACCTGCGGGTAGTGATAAGAGCACTCATACAAGTAACCGTAATCAGCTCGTCAAGTTGCCTACAATACAGTTGCCAAAATTCAATGGTGTTTATGAGAGTTGGTTGGAGTTTCGTGACACTTTCACTAGTCTTGTTCACTCAAATGACGACATTGacgcaataaataaattccacTATTTACGCGCATGTTTAGAAGGCTCTGCTGCCGTGGTAATTAATTCCATTGAGTTCTCGGCTAGTAATTACTCAGTGGCATGGAAACTGTTGTGCGAAAGATTCGACAATAAACGTCTGCTAATTCATAATCACGTCGCAGCGTTATTCAACATTGAAAATGTCAAAGAGTCTTCTGCTCATTTAAAACGCTTAATTGaccaacttaataaaaatattcgggctTTAAAGTCCTTAGGTGAGGCTGTTGAGCACTGGGACACCTTATTAATTTACATTGTGACTCAAAAGTTGGACCTCAAAACCTTTAGAGAATGGGAAGAGTACAAGGGCCGCTTAGAAGAGGATGACCCTATCACATTCAAAAAGTTCATTAAGTTCATACGTAATCGCGCGGACTTGATTGAGACGTTAGAGATGTCACGCAGTGGTCCCGCAAGTACCTGCAACAAGTCCAATCCTAAACTGAAGTCTATGGTCGGTGTGCAAAACACTTCTAATGCGCAATTGTCATCTAAGGTTTGTCCTAAATGCAAGGGTAATCATACTTTAACTGATTGTTCTTCCTTTTTGGCCTTAAGCAACGAAGAACGGCTGAAGTTAGTCCCCACTTTCAAAATATGTTACAACTGTTTGACAGCCGGTCATTTTGCAAATCGTTGTAGGAAACAAGGGTGTAAAATCTGCAAACGTCGTCACAATACATTGTTGCATACAACTGAATATAAATCGATTGCAAATGCACATAATGAGAATGTTCACTTACCTTATAATGAGCCTTCCACTTCCAAGTCGCACACCATCGTCTGGAAATTGTACTAGTGAGAATATGGTCCTGTCTGCAAACGCCACTTTAACTTCTTCGGGTAATACAAATCAAAACGATGTTTTATTATCAACCGCTCTAATTAAATTGTGCGACAATGATAATCACGAACACGTGGTTCGCGCCGTACTCGATAGCGGTAGCACGTCGTCCCTGATCACTGAGCAACTTTGCCGGCAGTTAAATTTAAGAACCAGTCAGATTGATAGGTCGATTCTGGGCATAAACAACGTGACCTCACACGTAGGTAAAACTTGTCAGGTTAATATGAAGTCATTGGATGACAATTTTGTGGCTGACatcaattgttttgttttaccgTCAATTACAAACTGTGTACCCAGTCGTGAGGTCGACATAAGTGATCTTAAAATACCTTCAGACATTTGCTTAGCCGATCCAACATTTTATAAGCCCGCTGATGTGCATATGTTGATTGGGGCCGATCTCTTCTGGGATCTGTTAGGATCGCAGAAAATAAAGTTAGGCGATAAAAAACCTGTTCTCTGCGAAACCAAGTTGGGTTGGATTATATCAGGTCCTGTTTCTAGCTGTCATGCTACATTATTGTCGAATGATATTCGCTGTAATCTGCTTAAAACGACGCACAGCCCTGGTAGCGCTGATAATTGTGGCATCGATTTGACTCGATTTTGGCAGCTGGAGGAAATTGATTCCAAGTCAAATCATTTTTCACCCAGTGAAAAATTATGTGAGGACCATTTTATTAAAACGACTACCCGTCTCGATGATGGTCGTTTCTGTGTCCGTATCCCATTGAAACAAAATCCTGATGTTTTAGGGAAATCATTTGACCGAGCCGTCCAATGTTTATATTCTCTGGAGCGTAGACTGAAAAGCAAACCTGATTTGAGTAAAATGTATTACGACTTCATGGCAAAGTACCAATCGTTAGGTCATATGTCTGAGTGTCAGCAACCTGATTCGAACTGCAATGCCTATTTTATACCCCATCACGGAGTCTTACGCGAAAGCAGTACAACCACTAAGCTCAGAGTGGTGTACAACGCAAGTTGTCCTACAACGTCCGGGGTTTCCATGAATGACATCCAAATGGTTGGACCTACGGTTCAGGACGACCTCCTGTCTATACTGATTCGTTTTAGACagcataaatatatattatcggCAGATGTCGAAAAAATGTATAGACAGATTGTCGTCCATCCGTCTGATAGGTATTTGCAACAGGTCCTCTGGCGCGATAATACGTGTCAACCTGTCAAGATCTTTCAACTCAATACCGTGACCTACGGCACGGCTAGTGCCCCTTATCTTGCCACACGATGCTTGCGGCAGGTCGGGCTCGATTGCAAGGATGATAGGATCGCTGAAATCATCAAGCACGACTTTTATGTCGATGACCTGCTTACCGGTGCTGACGAACTGAATGAGGCCCTTAATATACGCACAGAGATTACTAACGCATTTGCCCAGGTAGGTATGTTATTAAGAAAATGGAAATCTAACGAATCTCAGTTAGTGCCCGATAGTGAAACCGCACTCCTCGATTTAAATATAGGAACTCATGAGCCTAGCAAGCTGTTAGGTCTTGGTTGGCACGCAGATTCGGATGAACTTTGCTTCCCGATTGGTTTTTGTTTACCAAATGGAAATAGTAAGCGTGACGTGTTGTCAGTTATTGCACAGATCTTCGATCCATTAGGTTTATTAGCTCCAAGTGTGATCGTTATGAAAATGTTGTTACAGAGATTATGGTTAGAGAAGGTCTCATGGGATGAACCCTTATCTCAAAGCATCCGCAATCTTTGGGATGAAGTTTTAAAGACATTACCATTATTGAACACCATTCGGATTCCTCGTGTAATTGTTTGTAACATGTATAAGTTGTTACAACTACACATTTTTACTGACGCGTCAGAGCGTGCATATGGTGCGTGTGCGTATGTTCGCACTACTAATAGGGATGGTCAAGTTTTGGTTCGCTTGTTAATGGCTAAAAGTCGTGTAGCCCCAATCAAAGCCACGACTATTCCGAGGCTTGAGTTGTGTGGTGCTCTCGTGGGTACTCAATTGTTTGAGAAGATAAGTAGTTCACTTCGGGCTACAATtgatgaagtttttttttggacTGATTCTACCATCGTATTGGGTTGGTTGCGTATGTTACCTTCTAAACTTCAGCCGTTCGTACGCAATcgcgttgctgaaattttagATAAGGCAGGCAGCTGCACTTGGCTTCACGTCCCAACTGATAAGAACCCTGCTGACCTAATATCGCGCGGTATGAATATTAGTGCCATGCTTAATTCGGAGTTCTGGTGGACAGGTCCCgattttttaaaacaagaacCCATTCAATTACCTTCTCAGCCCACACATTCTGGGAAATTACCGGAGACTAAACTTGAAACTACATTGAACGTTACTGTTACTGATAACAATAATGAATTAATTGACTTTTCGCGTTTTTCTAATTACTCACGGCTTGTACGTACCGTAGCTTACGTTCTGCGGTTTATTAACCGCTGCAGAAAGCAGTCATTGTCGGCCGATTATTTGAGTAGTGAGGAGTTACAAAATGCACTGAATTTGATCATCGTGAAGTGTCAAGACGAATCCTTTCCAGAATATAAActtctattaaataataaagatttaccGAAAAAGAGTCCGTTACTAAAATTTAATGTTTATCTGGATGAGAATAAAATCATGCGTGTTGGCGGTCGTCTTGACAATTCCGATttttcttttagtaaaaagcatCCTATCTTATTACAGTCCACTCATTATGTTACAAGACTAGTTTTTGAATCTGAACACAAACGGTTGATGCATGCTGGTCCCCAATTGCTACTGGCATCTATCCGAGAAACTTATTGGCCCATAGGGGGCCGTAATTTGGCTAGGGCTTGCTACTATAAATGCGTGTTATGCAGTCGTATGAAGGGTAAGGTTATTAACCCCTTGATGGGAAACTTACCACGGCAGCGTCTTTCTGGATCATTTCCATTTGAGAACGTCGGCGTCGATTACGCGGGTCCCATTATGTGCGCTAGTCGTCAAGGTCGTGGATGTAGATTGGTGAAGGTGTATATTGCGGTATTTATCTGTTTTTCCACTAAAGCTATACATCTAGAGTTAGTGGGCAACTTGACGAGCAATCATTTCTTACTGGTATTACGTCGATTCATATCGCGCAGAGGAAAACCTGTTAATCTCTATTCAGATAACGGTACTTCGTTTGTTGGTGCATACAAAGACATTTCCAATTTTTTGAAGACTAACTGCAATTCTTTAGGTGAAAGTCTATCCAATGATGGCATTACGTTCCATTTTATCCCATCTTATACCCCTCACTTTGGAGGCCTCTGGGAGGCGGGCGTGAAGTCAACCAAGTACCACTTAGTAAGAGTGTTGGGAAATTGTCACTTAACGTATGAGGAGCTTAACACCACACTGACGCAAATCGAAGCCATTTTGAATTCACGGCCTCTGACTCCATTATCTTCCAATCCTGCAGACTGCACTCCTTTGACGCCGGGACACTTTTTAATCGGAAGACCGCTGACTTGTTTGCCTCAACCGGATCACCAGGACCGACCCACTCACTCTCTGTCACGTTTTGAACGCATCGAGCAGATTCGCCACCAATTTTGGAACCGGTGGAGTAAAGAATATATTGCCGAGTTGCAGCATCGAGTAAAGTGGCGATCGTGTAAGAACGAGTTGAAATTGGATTCTCTGGTTGTGGTGAAAGACGACCAGCTACCGCCGCTTAAATGGAGGTTGGGCAGAATCGTCGCAGTTCATCCGGGTCCCGATGGCATCGTCCGCGTGGCTGACATTCGAACGACGACTGGAATTATTCGGAGAGCATTCAGTAAGCTTTGCCCGCTGCCTGTTTCTTCAGAAGCTTGTTGAAAACGCTGTTTTCAACGCCGGGGGGCATGTTGAAGCGCCTGTCGTCGTATGCGGAGCAAATCATTGTTTTAATGAGTAGCTATTACTTTTCCTGCAGGCGCTTTCTTCCTGAGTTTTAGGGCGTGGTTCAACCCCCCTCACAATAAATAAGTCATCAGAACGTGCaagttgtatttattttttttgaaaaccttcTGGAATACCTATAGCGCTAAATCCATTTCAAATCAAGTTAATTCACAACAACAACTGTTGTACTAAAGTCATGGAAAGTTGTGTTACTCAATTTCAATCCCTGCAAAATACTTacaatgtcacattatcttGCTATGTTCTTGAGGATCTGACAGGAGATCTACCAAAGGCTCCAATAGATACGCAGAACTTGAATATACCCGAAAGTATAATATTAGCCGATCCTAAATTCAATGAACCTGCTCCGATTGAAGTGTTAATTGGAGCAGATATATTTTGGGATATCCTGGGTAGTGAAAAACGCTCCCTAGGGCCCAACAACCCTAAATTGCAAAATTCAAAGCTTGGCTGGATAATTGCCGGTCCTATAATTtctaaatatacaaataatcataacattcaTTGCAATCATACCACTATTTCAAAACCCGGTATTGACCAAATGCTTACTAAATTCTGGGAGCTTGAAGATCTTCCACAAAAGAAGATATTGAGTTCCAACGACATGTTATGCGAAAAACACTTTCTAAATAATACCATTCGCCTAAGCGATGGCAGGTTTTGTGTGAAGTTGCCCCTAAAGGACTCGCCTGACTGCCTTGGTAATTCTTACATACAAGCTAAAAAACGACTGCTAAATATGGAAAAACGATTTCGCAAAAATCCACAATTAAAATCACAATATTCAGAATTTATTCGTGAATATGCAGACTTGGGACATCTGTCTGAGTCTCCTGTTCCTATTCCAAatacatcatattttttatgccATCATGCCGTTTTTAAAGATGATAGCGAGTCTACTAAAATCAGAGTAGTATTTGATGGGTCGGCTCCCACTACGTCTGGCTATTCTGTCAATGACATCTTAATGAAAGGCCCTAATATGCAAGACTCTCTCTTTTCCATTCTGCTCAGGGCACGTCAATACAAATACATATTGACCGGTGACATAGCTAAAATGTACCGTCAAGTTGCAGTCGACGAAAGTAACCGTGACCTGCAGTTGATTTTATGGAGAGACGATGAGTCGCAGCCTATCAAGACTCTGCGACTGAGTACTGTCACTTACGGTACCGCAAGTGCCAGTTACCTGAGCACGAGATGTCTTTGGCAGGTGGGGGAGGAGTGTGATGACGAACTGATCAAAACCATAATCCAGAAGGATTTTTACGTTGACGATCTAATAACCGGTTCTGATGATGCAAATGAACTCCAGtacattcaaaattcaatttctaATGCTCTAAATTCCGCTTGTTTCCCTCTGCGAAAATACAAAACTAATTTACCTACACTTTTTCAAAACTCAGACattaatacaaaggaaaaaCTCACTCTCAGTGAGTCATCAAATACTCTAGTACTAGGGTGGGATCCA
This is a stretch of genomic DNA from Pectinophora gossypiella unplaced genomic scaffold, ilPecGoss1.1 Pgos_47, whole genome shotgun sequence. It encodes these proteins:
- the LOC126381354 gene encoding uncharacterized protein LOC126381354, translating into MAGDEVVKDLVKKRGSFKGRLTGFINFCTELSKKELTSSDARELQLRLSKLQSLYDQYDEVQLQIECLVLEPEPQYTARTEFDAQYYRALADAEEMLSTFNKANEPPAPAGSDKSTHTSNRNQLVKLPTIQLPKFNGVYESWLEFRDTFTSLVHSNDDIDAINKFHYLRACLEGSAAVVINSIEFSASNYSVAWKLLCERFDNKRLLIHNHVAALFNIENVKESSAHLKRLIDQLNKNIRALKSLGEAVEHWDTLLIYIVTQKLDLKTFREWEEYKGRLEEDDPITFKKFIKFIRNRADLIETLEMSRSGPASTCNKSNPKLKSMVGVQNTSNAQLSSKVCPKCKGNHTLTDCSSFLALSNEERLKLVPTFKICYNCLTAGHFANRCRKQGCKICKRRHNTLLHTTEYKSIANAHNENVHLPYNEPSTSKSHTIVWKLY